In Brachyspira pilosicoli, the genomic window AAATCTTATCCACACCTTATCTTTTGCTTTTTCTTCTACAACTCTATCTATTTTGTATAATAATCCTGTAAAGTTTATTTCATTATCAATATCAAGACCATAAGAATTAACATTCTGCCCAAGAAGCGTAATCTCTTTAGCACCTTCATCAATAAGCCTTTTTACTTCATCTAATATCTCATTAGATTTTCTGCTAATCATCTTTCCTCTTGTGTGAGGTACTATGCAGTATGTACACCAGTTGTTGCATCCATGCGTAATTGGTATGAATGCTTTATGCGGCTTGTCTTCATCAACATAAGACTTATTAAATATGTAATTATCATTAAACTTTCTTACAAAAACCTCTTCATCTTTCAAATAGTCTATAATATTAACCTCATTATATACATCAAATATCTTATCAACTCCTAAACTTTCAAGATGTTCTTTAGAAGTTTGAGCCATACATCCCATAATGATGATTTTTGTGTCTTTTTTATTTTTCTTTCTATTGGCATTAAATAGCTTTACTCTTGAAAAAACCCTCTCTTCAGCATGTGCTCTTACACTGCATGTATTTATTATAATATTATCAGCATTTTCAAAATTTTCTGTTTGTATAAAACCTTCTTGCATAAGCGAGTTTATTAAACTATTTGAATCTGCCTTATTCATTTGGCAGCCGTAATTTTCTAAGTAAAAATTTTTCATATTCTATTCTTTATTCGTTTTTTTGATATATTTTTTAATTATTTTATTTTTTTATGAATTTGGATTTAATATCATCTATTAAAACTTCTGGAACTAAGCCATCTATAGGACCATTAAATTTTAGTATCTCTTTAATGAGCGATGAACTTATATATGCATAATGCTCAGATGTATGTAAAAATATAGTATCCATTTCTGGGTATAATAATTTATTCATTCTTGACATTTTTAGTTCATAATATAAATCTTCGCTGTCTCTGAT contains:
- the miaB gene encoding tRNA (N6-isopentenyl adenosine(37)-C2)-methylthiotransferase MiaB — translated: MKNFYLENYGCQMNKADSNSLINSLMQEGFIQTENFENADNIIINTCSVRAHAEERVFSRVKLFNANRKKNKKDTKIIIMGCMAQTSKEHLESLGVDKIFDVYNEVNIIDYLKDEEVFVRKFNDNYIFNKSYVDEDKPHKAFIPITHGCNNWCTYCIVPHTRGKMISRKSNEILDEVKRLIDEGAKEITLLGQNVNSYGLDIDNEINFTGLLYKIDRVVEEKAKDKVWIRFLTSHPKDFDKELADAIWSLNSLCKHIHLPFQSGSDRILTLMNRKYTKEEYIKKVSYLREHADDFPISTDIIVGYADETEEEYQETLDLLESIGFEEAYLYKYSEREGSIAYKKKVQYDKAAGARRLTQIVNFQRELAQKLLSKQVGKKAYIMIDDIAKDNMHYLCRSKENRIILIKKEDELNIGDVYYCEITEIKNHTLIGNLIK